In Takifugu flavidus isolate HTHZ2018 unplaced genomic scaffold, ASM371156v2 ctg567, whole genome shotgun sequence, the DNA window TTTGATCCatatctgctgtttgtgtgttaaagCTGTGATAATAACTCCAAAGTCacaaaactgctttattttaataattataCACTGCCCTTATTCTCTTGTTTATAAATAATTTAATGCATTATTTTGTGTCTATCATAGACCAAATATCTGATCTTGATAACAAAGTTGGAATTGAACTACaaataacatgtttttgtttttaggcACTATAAGAGGCCATCAATTCTATGCTGAAAACTGTGTATACGCCTCATACTGTGGCTTTTATCCTTATACAAACTGGCTGTAGTATAGACCCAACTGTCACATGGAAGATATATGTAACAATCTTTAGATTCTCTGGGTGATGTTTTATTTGACCTGGACACGTTGAGGCAAGTTCCAAAAATATCacctaaaatacacacacgcacaacctcACCAGGTCCCAATATATTTTATTAACCTTTTCTGTTGAGTACAAGTTCTGGTTTTGTGTCTTACTTTCTGCAGTATTGATTATACATAAATACCATTTTCATCAGCCTATTTTCTGAAATAAACTTTCAAGTCAACCTGGCTAACTTTTATTGTAGGATTTTTGGTCACTTGCTTACTACAACTATTTCTTCTAGTAATCAATCATCAGCAGGGGGATgataaaacatgttaaaaactccCAAAGTTCTGAGCCTTATGTGAGAAAACCctggagaaaatgttcctctttttagatGGCCTCTTGACGAGTTTACGCAAGATGGTGACCATGCAGTCTGCAACGACTGGCTCCTCCGAGTACTCGAGTAAGACGAGAACCTTGTTGGATTGCCTAACTCTTTGCGCAGgatcttttggattttattgtCCATCTTTTTAAATGAGTCATCAGTGATATATATAACTTCATCTTTGACTCTCTTTCAGATATATTCATAGAGGTAcgcgatgaggtcatcactgCATTGAGGTTCCATATTTGCTTTGACATAAATTTGATAAACTAGCTTACTTATGAGCTTGACATATGTCTTGTGTTTCaatgtctttcttttcctgtggttcctcttcACGTAAAGAAATGGTGCAATCTCTTTCTGAATAGCAGCGATTTAGGGAGGCTGGATATTCCTTTGGTTCATCATCAGTTACAGAAGGGCTGAAATTCCATCCTAAATCtctatctgaacaaaaagagactaaaggtggttcttcgtcctcctcatctacaaaaatgaccttatttccttctgatcggggagagactgaagctgagttttcatcctcctcactgactgaagctggttctttgACTTCCTGAACTACGGAACTGGTCTTAtctccttctgattgaggagagattgaaactgtctctttgtcttcctgacttttATGAGTCACTGAAGGTTCCTGTGTTACTTGGTCTGTCACCTCAGTCTGTGCTTCTTGTACTTGTTCCTTAGTATCTTGTGAAGTTGCAATTTCCTcaccatatacagtatattaccTGATAAATGGTCCTCTGTAAAAACCATGCATCTGTTGAGACAGGGGTGTCTCCTACGTCTGTAAATACCTGATCCTTTAGTTCAATGGGGCAGGAGCTGGAGTTAACAAGGCTGCTTAATGTTCCATTATTCGTTATTGCATATAATTTCTTGCATTGGAGTAGAACATATAATATCGCTACTTCTACCTCCCTTACCTGAACAAAAATACAGGACCGAGTTGGCTTGACTCATGGAGGTGTTCTTGAAAAGGTGAAGAGAATAGAACTGAAAGATGACTGTGGTGACATAtgggctgtgtccgaaaccaccccccctataccctacatagtgcactcaatcgcgtggacgccattttgaaatagtgtccgaattcttagtgagcatcactagtgcactcaatgtatcccacaatgcactgtaaaaagtagtgtacaccgatgcacccgaactcggtaatatatcccatcagcctttacggtatcacgtggtaatctgtcgatggcgggtaaacgagcagacatgacgtacaaatgtatgtaatattatgttattattatatatggtatttgtttcacatatcttactagagcgtaaaaattctttcactttagttgaacattgctgcctccattttaaatgttttttgcctttatttattatatGCGACTATAAGCATCTTATTAGATTACGTACCGCTTTAATTCTGCCGTACTAGAGTCggtgcatttcaaatgcaaatttaaggtACTGTAGGAGTGGTATTAATATAACGCAGACTGATGGCTTGAATTGATTTCTTAAGGGAGTGACGATGATATAAATAAGATGATCCGATGCCGGATGGAGAAGGACCACCTCTTCTCCGGGAagaggttttctgctgcagcaggatggagtgggtggtggcaaaatgttattaaatactGTATTGTATTGCTGTAACTTGGAATCTGGTGTGATCACAATCCAGAAACTAAACTGATGGACTTCTGcaatttgtttatgtccttgttCCAATTGTAGAGCTGTGCTGAGGGAAATGGCCTCACAGGAAAGCTGACTCCAGCACGAGCAGCCAAAAAGTgggagaaccttaaaaaaacctacaagttttgtaataattgcttTAAATTTGGTCTAAATGTAACAGACTAATAATTTAGGAAATGTTgcattactgtttgaattattcGCTTATTCCCTATTTGTAGGAGCTTCGGAGACCACCATCAGGGTCTGGGACTGAGTCTGGGGAGGTCACTGCTGACAAGTGGAAATAGTTCCCGCTCATGATGaggcaataggtggcaggcccTCCATTCGGCCCCCATGCCtcattgcctcagcctggggggAGGGCCATTCTACGTCAGGCTCCTCACATTCAGTCCCGGAGAGACCTGATGGtgagtcagggacagaggaggagcaaccAGGGCCAGCAACACGCAAGCGCCAGCGGCGCGAtagggtcctggagctgctggagagggccgaGGAAAGGGCAACACGAGAGGAAGCCAGGGATGAGAGACTTTTAGATCTCTTAGAGAAACTCCTagataaaatgttaaaaagtaTATATTAAATTGTATAATTGTACTGTTGTGTTTGtaatattaaattgtttaaatcaagttaacttccatcaaagattgctttcttcgcatcatatggttgataacaaatgctttattcaaagtgtaaatttaattgatacagtttttgattttgaaatgaaaactatttacataaacacacacataaagaacTTGCATTTATCcaatttggattatttaatacctatttacaaaaatggaacacaaaAGTCTTTCAAATTAAGAGGAACCAGCTaggttcaacagacatcatgctCCAAAACGCTGGATTATAAAGACCAGTCCTAAATGTAATCATGTTCACAGAGAGCTGATGGGAGGTGGGTTGgtgctgacagggcagcagcGAGTCTGTTCCGAATTTGCTCCTCACATTGTaggtctggctgcatttgaccAGTGTCATCTGACCCAAGTGCATCTTCTGAGGGTTCCATGCTGTCACCATTCTGCAAGCACACATTGTCCAGAATGGTGCAGCATGCAACAACCTTGGTGGCAAATGCAggcttcacctccagagctttaaaaaatattgccCGCCATCTGGTCTTCATAATGCCAAAAGCCCGTTCTATCACAGAACGGGCTTTtgcatgatgtctgttgaacctgGCCACCATCATATTCGCCACTGGCTCCCTGTACGGTGTAACCAGGGCTATAGGCCTGGACATACAGGGATAGCCACCATCCCCAACTATACAATATCCCTCAGGTGGGTACAGTCCCTGAACATACAGAGGGCAGTTTCTCAGGACTCGCGCGTCATGGACTGAGCCTGGGTAGCCAGTAAAAATGTCTATAAAAAGGCCCTGGTGGTCACACATTGCTTGCAGCTGGATGGAATAGAAAAGCTTCCTGTTGAAATAACAGTGAGCATGTGCACCTGGGGACTTAATTCTAATGTGGCACCCGTCAATGCTGCCCACCACATTTTGAAGAGCCGGTGATCCTGACAGGCGCTGAAATCCAGCAGCAATATCAGGAATGTCTACCAGACTCGGAAATTTGATGGTCCGATTCTTCAGGGACAGAACTTTGTCTGACATCCTGTGAACAATGTCAAAGACTGTGGACCGTGGAATTGAAAATCCCCTGGACACCACAACGTAAGAGGTTGCGCTTGCCAGCCAGAAAAGGTAGACTAAAACCTCCACTTCCAGACCCCAGCCATGGTCAAACGGTGTGCGCAGGACATGGATGAGTTTGGCCACCGTTGACCGAGAGAGACGGAAGTCTGGGCGGAGGTCAGTTTGGCCATCAATGTACATCGCCAGCAATGGAACATGCCTGTTCTGCACACAATACTGTGATGGTTGCGCGTTCTGTTGGtaaaacaaagttgttgttgttttttttaaaggcaattttcCACTGTGCTGTTTGATACAATATGACcatcttaaaataacacataaatgtggaaatcaatctaccatcaaatgtttccccccccctccctcacttacAGTTTGATATCTGGATCTTAGAGCCAAAATTGTCCTTCGGACgcatctgttcctcaccagacgGCGGGATCGCAGCAAAAGAATATTAAAGATAATGAAAAGCA includes these proteins:
- the LOC130520885 gene encoding putative nuclease HARBI1, which encodes MYIDGQTDLRPDFRLSRSTVAKLIHVLRTPFDHGWGLEVEVLVYLFWLASATSYVVVSRGFSIPRSTVFDIVHRMSDKVLSLKNRTIKFPSLVDIPDIAAGFQRLSGSPALQNVVGSIDGCHIRIKSPGAHAHCYFNRKLFYSIQLQAMCDHQGLFIDIFTGYPGSVHDARVLRNCPLYVQGLYPPEGYCIVGDGGYPCMSRPIALVTPYREPVANMMVARFNRHHAKARSVIERAFGIMKTRWRAIFFKALEVKPAFATKVVACCTILDNVCLQNGDSMEPSEDALGSDDTGQMQPDLQCEEQIRNRLAAALSAPTHLPSALCEHDYI